One Branchiostoma lanceolatum isolate klBraLanc5 chromosome 18, klBraLanc5.hap2, whole genome shotgun sequence DNA window includes the following coding sequences:
- the LOC136424434 gene encoding alpha-2,8-sialyltransferase 8B-like, producing the protein MLSRHFTRLWQETTFHLNIKRRRILAITILFMIIAFMWVKSSGYQVYTKTRDIDPLASAPRLVAVNKPWAQNKAEFLKLKDVLRSSLRQMIAIVQVSKDVNLIRRCHETHQCQGVSPLRHYGTCALVGSSGILLNSRCGDEIDASDFVIRFNLSPQSGYTKDVGEKSSMMVLNTVMSGWVEGSINGAGVARPRKDSKIETANNTILFIPKSRSTTYYLQHSRSLEQTLRKQGINVIVAMGVPTAELTRDERRRQIWEVLDKDHNDEDMPSTGLLLVEIAITLCDRVRLYGFYPFARDQQNHVVPYHYWDNFTSVESVLQKRKHPHNFAYEFELLRNLHNKGVIEHKIGPCNNNL; encoded by the exons ATGCTGTCACGGCACTTCACACGTCTATGGCAAG AAACTACTTTCCACCTGAAtattaaaagaagaagaattttaGCAATCACGATTCTCTTCATGATCATTGCTTTTATGTGGGTGAAATCTTCTGGCTACCAAGTATACACAAAGACTAG AGACATAGATCCCTTAGCCTCAGCTCCGAGGCTAGTGGCAGTCAACAAACCATGGGCACAGAACAAAGCGGAGTTTTTAAAACTCAA GGATGTTTTGAGATCCAGTTTGAGGCAGATGATAGCTATAGTACAAGTCAGTAAAGACGTTAATCTCATACGTCGATGTCACGAGACCCATCAGTGCCAGGGGGTTTCCCCGTTACGTCACTACGGCACATGCGCACTGGTGGGCAGCAGTGGGATCCTCCTAAACAGCAGATGCGGGGACGAAATTGATGCGAGCGACTTTGTCATCAG GTTCAATCTGAGCCCTCAAAGCGGCTACACAAAGGACGTGGGGGAAAAGTCGTCAATGATGGTTCTCAACACAGTCATGTCCGGATGGGTGGAAGGATCCATTAACGGTGCGGGGGTGGCACGACCGAGGAAGGACAGCAAAATTGAAACAGCAAACAATACAATCTTGTTCATTCCA AAGTCGCGATCGACCACGTACTATCTACAACACAGCAGAAGTTTGGAGCAAACCCTGAGAAAACAGGGTATAAATGTTATTGTCGCCATGGGGGTACCAACCGCCGAACTTACACGGGACGAGAGGCGCCGACA GATTTGGGAGGTACTGGACAAGGATCACAACGATGAGGACATGCCGTCAACAGGTCTACTTCTAGTTGAAATCGCCATCACCCTTTGTGACCGCGTGCGCCTGTACGGTTTCTATCCGTTTGCCCGTGACCAACAAAACCATGTCGTTCCCTACCACTACTGGGACAACTTCACCTCTGTCGAAAGTGTTCTCCAGAAAAGAAAGCACCCTCACAATTTTGCATACGAATTTGAACTACTTCGAAACCTCCACAACAAAGGAGTCATTGAGCACAAAATTGGCCCTTGTAATAATAACCTGTAG
- the LOC136424482 gene encoding alpha-2,8-sialyltransferase 8B-like translates to MSYRNFTFVPRSPCSVAAKILSCVKGATKMMPRHYTSLWKETTFQLKKKSRVILAATFLSLIISAMYSGYQIYTTTRYINPLASAPRLETEKPWTQNKAELLKLKNVLSSILSPSITAVRVNADFDLIRHCLETRECKKVSALRHYGTCALVGSSGILLNSRCGDEIDASDFVIRFNLSPQDGYTKDVGRKSSMMVLNTAMSHKAYDLYNTTDVNKEKRLKDMFKSADNTILFFPKSHRYWWMYRGLEQILRKQGLNVAVVMGVATSESGHDDIRHKVWETLDKHHTREMPSTGLLLVEIAITFCDRIRLYGFYPFAREQQDRAVPFHYWEASVNVPGPDNIHNFPAEFELLRKLHNNGVIEHKISPCELEYSL, encoded by the exons ATGTCTTACCGCAATTTCACTTTTGTCCCAAGAAGTCCCTGTTCAGTTGCTGCTAAAATCCTGTCGTGTGTGAAAGGGGCTACAAAAATGATGCCACGTCACTACACAAGTCTATGGAAAG AAACTACTTTCCAGCTGAAGAAAAAATCAAGAGTTATTTTAGCAGCCACGTTTCTTTCCCTGATCATCTCTGCTATGTATTCTGGCTACCAAATATACACAACAACTAG ATACATAAATCCTTTGGCCTCAGCTCCCAGGCTGGAAACAGAAAAGCCATGGACACAGAACAAAGCGGAGCTTTTAAAACTCAA AAACGTCTTGAGTTCCATCCTGAGTCCAAGTATAACAGCTGTAAGAGTCAACGCAGACTTTGACCTCATACGTCATTGTCTTGAGACCCGTGAGTGCAAGAAGGTTTCTGCACTACGTCACTACGGCACATGCGCACTGGTGGGCAGCAGTGGGATCCTCCTGAACAGCAGATGCGGGGATGAAATTGATGCGAGCGACTTTGTCATCAG attcaaTCTGAGCCCTCAAGATGGCTATACCAAGGATGTGGGGAGGAAGTCGTCGATGATGGTTCTCAACACTGCCATGTCCCACAAGGCGTACGATCTTTACAACACGACGGATGTGAACAAGGAAAAACGACTGAAGGATATGTTTAAATCAGCCGACAATACCATATTGTTCTTTCCA AAATCGCACAGATACTGGTGGATGTACCGAGGTTTGGAGCAGATTTTGAGAAAACAGGGTCTAAACGTGGCCGTCGTCATGGGTGTGGCGACCTCTGAATCTGGGCATGATGATATACGTCACAA GGTCTGGGAGACTCTGGACAAGCATCACACTCGTGAGATGCCATCAACAGGTCTGCTTCTAGTCGAAATCGCCATCACCTTCTGTGACCGCATCCGTTTGTACGGTTTCTATCCGTTTGCCCGCGAACAACAGGACCGCGCCGTGCCTTTCCACTACTGGGAGGCCTCCGTCAATGTTCCGGGACCAGACAACATTCACAATTTTCCCGCCGAGTTCGAACTTCTTCGAAAACTACACAACAATGGAGTCATCGAGCACAAAATTAGTCCTTGTGAATTGGAGTATAGCTTGTAG